In Catalinimonas alkaloidigena, the sequence ACGGCCCACTGGCGGCCGTCACGCCGGGAACGCCGGGCGGCCTCCTGACCATGCTGGCCGAATACGGCACGTTGAGTTTGCAGGAAGTGTTGGCCCCCGCCATGCAACTCGCTGACGGCTATCCGATTGAGGCGCAAACCGCCAACGCCATTGAGCGGGGCAAAGACCAGATCAAGGAATGGCCCTACTCCAAAACCGTCTTTCTCCCCCACCTCGGCGAGGAACGCGAAGCGCCCGAAGCGGGCGAAATCTTCAAGCAGGCCGATCTGCGGGCGACGTTGCAAAAACTCGTGGACGCCGAACAACAGGCGCTGAAAAAAGGAAAAAGCCGGAAGGAGGCGATTTATGCGGCCTACGACCGCTTCTATAAAGGCGACATCGCGAAGGAAATTGCACGCAGCACGCAGGAACAGGGCGGGCTGATCACCACGAAAGACCTCGCCAACTGGCAAGTCAAAATCGAGGAACCGATGATGACGACCTACAAGGGCATCGACGTGTACAAATTGTCGCAGTGGACGCAGGGGCCGGTGCTGCTGCAAACCCTCAACATCCTGGAAAACTTCGACCTGAAAGGTATGGGCTACAACTCGGCGCAATACATCCACACGGTCTACCAGGCGATGAACCTCGCGTTTGCCGATCGCGACTTTTACTACGGCGATCCGGCCTTTGCGCCCGAGGAGCCGATGCAGGGGCTGCTCTCTAAAGCCTACGCGAAAGAGCGTGCTCAACTAATCGACCCCGACCGGAACGATCCGAAAATCGGGCCGGGCGATCCGTACCCGTTCGAAGACAAGCAAAATCCGTACGCCGACATCCTGAAAGAGCGCGGCCAGGCGATGCTTCAAACACCCCTTCCTTCAGGCATCGATGCCCCGTTTCTGGACGGATTTCTGCGCGGCACCACTTCCGTCGAAGCGGCCGATGCGGAAGGGTGGGTCGTGTCGATCACGCCGAGCGGCGGCTGGATTCCCGCCTGCATCGCCGGGAAAACGGGCGTCGGTCTGAGTCAGCGGATGCAGAGTTTCGACCTCGACGCCAAGCAAAATCCGTTCAACGTGCTGGAACCGGGCAAGCGCCCCCGCGTCACGCTGACGCCCAGCCTCGCCCTGAAAGACGGCAAGCCCTTTCTGTCGTTTGCGGTGCAGGGCGGCGACACGCAGGACCAGAATTTGCTGCAGTGCTTTCTGAATGTGGTGGAATTCGGCATGAACGTACAGGAGGCGGTCGAGGCCGCTAACTTCAACAGCTACCAGATGCACTCGTCGTTCGACGATCACCCGATCAAACCGGGCGGCCTTACGCTCCACGACAGCACGCCCTTCTGGATTCGGAAGGAGTTACGCGAAAAAGGATACCAGCTCGATTACGACGACCGCACCTCCGGCCCGATCAACGCCATCTATTTCGACCGGGAACACAACAGCTTCTGGGGCGGCTCCAGCAACCACGGCGAGGATTACGGCATCGGGTGGTAGCTCATGCCAGCGTTACCCTACGAAGGCCACGATGTAGTTTTCATGCACAGAGGCATCTTTAAAAATATCCCGGAGCGCACGAAAAGCTTCCTGTATGTCGGTTCTGTTGAATGCCAGATCGGACCGCTCGTTACGATGCCATATGTTGTAGGGATATACACCCTGGCTGTTTAATTCATCTGGGTCGTAGGTGGCGAGAAATTCCGCTTCATTAATTTCCTTAACTACCTGCCAGATGGCTTGAACTTTCTCAGGAGTTAAATAATTCACCGCGTCTTCGTGTACATACAAGAAATCGTCTGAATCCAAAAGGCTGATCATTTTCTGCTCATCTGGCATTCCTAATGAATCTGAGGGATAAAAAATCTCAAACATCAGATCACGGTCCTTTTCTGCCACAAACTTTTCCAATAAAAAGCGCAAGCCTTCGTGGTTTTTCTCAAAGACTTGATGCTGTATCGTCCGCTGCTCAGAAAAATCCCGGTGGTCTTTTCTTAGTCGATCAAACTCAACTTGATCGATCTCGTATAGTGTTGCGCTTTGTCCCATGTTTTTAGATATATGCCATGCAATCAGGTGTATCCAACTGCCTACCGACTTCCAGAAAAGTAGTAAAACGTTCTATTCTCATAAACCCCAACGGGATTCTCTACTTTTGCTGCGATGAACCTGTTGCAACATTTCGGCCTGGGTTTCGGCATCAGCTTTCTGTTCTACCTGCCCTGCGGTAGCGTAAACCTGATCACGGCCGACCTCGCCCTGCGGAAGGGCATGCGCCTAGCGATGTACCTGGCCACAGGAGCCACACTGGTGGAACTGGTGTACGCGCTACTGGCCCTGAACAGCAGTCGGTTTATCGACCGCTACCTGAAAGACAACGCGTACATTAACCTGGGCGTCGCCATTGCGCTGTTGGTGCTGGGCATCATTTTTCTTTCCCGCAAACCCAAACCCCGGCAAGACACGCAGGCTACCAAGCCGCAGGCGCCTCTGACCATGTTTACAGAAGGGCTTTTGCTCGGCGTGCTGAATCTGCCCGCGCTGCCGCTGTGGCTGTTCGTGGTTCGGTACCTCCAACAGAACCGCTGGGCGCAGTGGACCGCCCTGCACGAAACGATTTTTGTGGTGGGCATCGTGATTGCCCGTTTCCTGATTCTGCGGTTGTACGGCAAGTTGGGCATCGCTCTGGAACATCGCCTCAGCAACATTCAGGTCTGGAGCAACCGCGTCATCGGCGGAATTTTTCTGGCGCTGAGTGCTTACCAGGGCTACGCCTTCCTCTCCTGACCCCTAAAAAAAGCGCCCGAACCTGAATCGATCCGGGCGCTGCTGTAACTTCTGTTTCGCTTGTGCTTACCAGATTTCGACGCGCACGCTGTCGTTGCGCATCATGGCGTCGGCCGGTGTGCAGCCCCACGCTTCATAAAACTCGGGCAGGTTGGCAAGCGGTCCGTTGGTCCGGTACATGCCCGGCGCGTGCGGATCGACTTTGATGAGTCGGGCGGCGGCCTGGTCGGTGATGTTCGTGCGCCAGATTTGTGCCCAGCCCAGGAAGAACCGCTGTTCGGGCGTGAAGCCGTCGATCTTTTCAGGACGTTTGTTTTCCAGCGCTTTCTGTAGGGCGGCATAGGCAATCTTCAGGCCACCCAGGTCGGCAATGTTCTCGCCGAGGGTCAGTTCGCCGTTCACCGGAATGGTATCGACCATCGTATATTCCCCAAACTGGTTGACCATGCGCTGGGCGCGACCTTTGAACTGATCGGCGTCGGACGCCTGCCACCAATCGCGCAGGTTGCCCTGCGGATCGTACTGCCGTCCCTGATCGTCGAACCCGTGGGTCATCTCGTGGCCGATCACCGCGCCCATGCCGCCGTAGTTGACGGCATCGTCGGCTTTCGGGTCGAAGAACGGCGGCTGCAGAATGCCCGCCGGAAACACGATTTCGTTTTGCGACGGATTGTAGTACGCATTCACGGTCGGGGGCGTCATGTGCCACTCCTTCCGGTCAATGGGTTTCCCCAGCTTGTTCACGTTGCGGTTCCAGCCGAACACATTGGCGTTGAACTGGTTGCGTGCGTACGCATCGCGGGCGATGTCCAGGTCCGAATAATCGCGCCACTCGTCCGGATAGCCGATTTTCGTGGCAAAAGCCTCCAGTTTTTCCAGGGCGGCCTGCTTGGTCTCATCACTCATCCAGGTCAGTTCGCCCAGCCGTTCGCGGAAAGCCTCCTGCAGGTTATGCACCATTTCCAGGGCTTTTTCTTTCGCTTCGGGCGAGAACGTCCGCTTCACGTATAGTTCGCCGAGCGCTTCGCCCAGGGCATCGTCGGTCGCATTGGCGATCCGCTTCCAGCGGGGACGCATTTCCTGCGTGCCGTTCAGGGTTTTGCTGAAGAAGTCGAAATCTGCTTCCACAAACGCGTCGCTCAGCCACGGAGCCGCCGTGTTGAGCACCGTCCACTCCAGATACGCTTTCCAGTTGTCGAGCGACACCTGCGCCACGGCCCGGTTCAGCTCCGCCACAAAATCGGGTTGTCCCACGATCAGCGTATCGAAATCGGGTACGTTCATCGCCTGGAACATCGCCTTCCAATTAAGATTCGGCGCTTTCCGTTGCAATTCGTCCACCGACATTTTGTTGTAGGTCGCATACGGGTCGCGCAGCTTCACCCGCTCCATCGACGCCTTCGCCAGGCGCGTCTCCAGCGCCATAATTTGCTTGGCGTGTTGCAGCGCCTCGGCTTCCGGCTCACCGGCCAGCGTCATCATCCGTCCCAGGTGATCGACGTACTGATCGCGAATCTCCTGCGAGGGGGCATCGTCGCGCACATAGTAATCGCGGTCGGGCAGGCCCAGTCCCCCTTGAATCAGGTTCGGAATGTACTGCGAGCTGATTTTGTCGTCCTGCGTCACGTAAAACCGGAATGCGGCGTTGACGCCCAGCGGATGCAGTTCGGCAATGACCCGTTGCAGGTCGTCGCGGTTCTGGATCGAAGCGATTTTTTGCAGCTCCGGGCGCACCGGGTCCAGGCCCAGTTTGGCGATCTGCACGGTATCCATGCCGCTATGGTAAAAGTCGCCCACCTTCTGCTCTACGCTCCCTTTTTCCCAGTCGGTTTTGGCCGAAACGGAATCGAGGATTTCGCGCATGATGGCGTTGTTCTGCTCGAACAATTCATTGAAACTGCTCCACCGGCTTTCGGACGGCGGCACGGGATTGCGGTCGAGCCAGCCTCCGTTGGCAAACCGATAGAAATTGTCGCAGGGCGCCACCGTCGTATCCAGGTTCGTCGGATCGATGCCACGAATGGCCGTCTCTTCCGTCGTGTCCTGGGGCTGCTCCGACGTACAGGAAGCCGCCAACAGCACCGCCGACGTGAGTACACAAAACTTTTTCAACATGATCAAAAAATGAATGAGATGATCAACAAAAATAGGCAATGCAGAAGAGGAATGCCGCCTATCTCCGTAATTTCCGCGATTCCGATTGAGTTTTCCTTTGATGCGGCGCACGAACGGCCTTCACTTCTGAAGCTACAAAAGCATGATGCATTCTCTAACTGCTTTACTTACGCCAGTGTTTACACCCTTCGCTAAAATTTGGGTAAGCGGTCAGGACATGCCCCACTTGTCCGAGTACGGTCAAAAAGAATATCGCACGCAACTTATGGTCGCATCGCAGGGAAGTTTACCGCAACTGCCGCTTTCTTTGATGAGTTGTCATCTCGCAGGGATCTCCCTACACGTAAAGCAAAACTGCCGTGCATGAGAGAAGATCCTTCCAGGATGACAGAGGGCAAGCTTCCTCACGTCCGTTTGGTCTAACAGATCGCCTTCCCGCGCCTACTCCGTGACCTGGACGGTGCCGGCGCCGTGGTAAGAATGGTACTCACCTTTGTACATCGCGTCGGCACTGACCGGACCGACCCGGAACGTGCCCGGTGAGACGGCCCGCACCATGTAATAGTAGTTCTGTACCGAACCGGTGGCGGCGGTGAACAGG encodes:
- a CDS encoding gamma-glutamyltransferase family protein — its product is MPRFAPYLLLLLVCLPAGAQSTQKPVLHGRHWMAITGKPLAATAGALTFQKGGNAVDAACAMVAATCTMWDVLSWGGETQALIYNPHTGKVIGINALGVAPTGATPEFYQSKNMAFPPAYGPLAAVTPGTPGGLLTMLAEYGTLSLQEVLAPAMQLADGYPIEAQTANAIERGKDQIKEWPYSKTVFLPHLGEEREAPEAGEIFKQADLRATLQKLVDAEQQALKKGKSRKEAIYAAYDRFYKGDIAKEIARSTQEQGGLITTKDLANWQVKIEEPMMTTYKGIDVYKLSQWTQGPVLLQTLNILENFDLKGMGYNSAQYIHTVYQAMNLAFADRDFYYGDPAFAPEEPMQGLLSKAYAKERAQLIDPDRNDPKIGPGDPYPFEDKQNPYADILKERGQAMLQTPLPSGIDAPFLDGFLRGTTSVEAADAEGWVVSITPSGGWIPACIAGKTGVGLSQRMQSFDLDAKQNPFNVLEPGKRPRVTLTPSLALKDGKPFLSFAVQGGDTQDQNLLQCFLNVVEFGMNVQEAVEAANFNSYQMHSSFDDHPIKPGGLTLHDSTPFWIRKELREKGYQLDYDDRTSGPINAIYFDREHNSFWGGSSNHGEDYGIGW
- a CDS encoding DUF1877 family protein; protein product: MGQSATLYEIDQVEFDRLRKDHRDFSEQRTIQHQVFEKNHEGLRFLLEKFVAEKDRDLMFEIFYPSDSLGMPDEQKMISLLDSDDFLYVHEDAVNYLTPEKVQAIWQVVKEINEAEFLATYDPDELNSQGVYPYNIWHRNERSDLAFNRTDIQEAFRALRDIFKDASVHENYIVAFVG
- a CDS encoding LysE family transporter, which translates into the protein MNLLQHFGLGFGISFLFYLPCGSVNLITADLALRKGMRLAMYLATGATLVELVYALLALNSSRFIDRYLKDNAYINLGVAIALLVLGIIFLSRKPKPRQDTQATKPQAPLTMFTEGLLLGVLNLPALPLWLFVVRYLQQNRWAQWTALHETIFVVGIVIARFLILRLYGKLGIALEHRLSNIQVWSNRVIGGIFLALSAYQGYAFLS
- a CDS encoding M13 family metallopeptidase, with translation MLKKFCVLTSAVLLAASCTSEQPQDTTEETAIRGIDPTNLDTTVAPCDNFYRFANGGWLDRNPVPPSESRWSSFNELFEQNNAIMREILDSVSAKTDWEKGSVEQKVGDFYHSGMDTVQIAKLGLDPVRPELQKIASIQNRDDLQRVIAELHPLGVNAAFRFYVTQDDKISSQYIPNLIQGGLGLPDRDYYVRDDAPSQEIRDQYVDHLGRMMTLAGEPEAEALQHAKQIMALETRLAKASMERVKLRDPYATYNKMSVDELQRKAPNLNWKAMFQAMNVPDFDTLIVGQPDFVAELNRAVAQVSLDNWKAYLEWTVLNTAAPWLSDAFVEADFDFFSKTLNGTQEMRPRWKRIANATDDALGEALGELYVKRTFSPEAKEKALEMVHNLQEAFRERLGELTWMSDETKQAALEKLEAFATKIGYPDEWRDYSDLDIARDAYARNQFNANVFGWNRNVNKLGKPIDRKEWHMTPPTVNAYYNPSQNEIVFPAGILQPPFFDPKADDAVNYGGMGAVIGHEMTHGFDDQGRQYDPQGNLRDWWQASDADQFKGRAQRMVNQFGEYTMVDTIPVNGELTLGENIADLGGLKIAYAALQKALENKRPEKIDGFTPEQRFFLGWAQIWRTNITDQAAARLIKVDPHAPGMYRTNGPLANLPEFYEAWGCTPADAMMRNDSVRVEIW